In Anaerolineales bacterium, a single genomic region encodes these proteins:
- a CDS encoding N-acetylmuramoyl-L-alanine amidase — HLSLTLGAAFVLATVLTAWTPASLNPSDLVGQLVLGLEQGPAEAPASVINLPDLFGPQASVVGVVAGHSGVHPDSGLEDPGAVCPDGLTEAEVNREIAKLVVRGLEAAGIPADLLEEWDDSLGGYRAAALVSIHADACVWINEQATGYKVAAAPDSPTPERASRLVACLEDRYGRATGLAFHPGSITRDMTEYHSFYEIHGQTPAAIIETGFLYLDREFLTSHPEQAADGIVDGILCYLNNEPIDLDPAQPQP, encoded by the coding sequence CACCTCTCGCTCACCTTGGGGGCGGCCTTCGTGTTGGCCACGGTCCTCACCGCCTGGACTCCAGCCAGCTTGAACCCCAGCGACCTCGTCGGCCAACTGGTCCTTGGGCTCGAGCAAGGCCCGGCGGAAGCCCCCGCCTCCGTCATCAACTTGCCAGACCTGTTCGGTCCTCAGGCCAGCGTGGTGGGGGTGGTTGCCGGCCACTCCGGCGTCCATCCTGACTCCGGGCTGGAAGATCCGGGCGCGGTCTGTCCCGATGGCTTGACCGAGGCCGAAGTCAACCGTGAGATCGCCAAGCTGGTCGTGCGCGGGCTCGAGGCGGCGGGGATCCCGGCCGACCTGCTCGAGGAGTGGGACGACAGCCTGGGCGGCTATCGGGCCGCGGCACTGGTCTCGATCCATGCCGACGCTTGCGTGTGGATCAACGAACAGGCGACGGGCTACAAGGTGGCGGCAGCGCCGGATTCGCCCACACCCGAGCGAGCCTCCCGGCTGGTGGCCTGTCTTGAGGACCGGTACGGGCGGGCGACTGGCTTGGCCTTCCACCCTGGCAGCATCACCCGCGACATGACGGAATACCATTCCTTCTATGAGATCCACGGCCAGACCCCGGCTGCGATCATCGAGACCGGGTTCCTGTACCTCGACCGTGAGTTTCTGACCTCCCACCCGGAACAGGCCGCCGACGGCATCGTCGACGGCATCCTTTGCTACCTAAACAACGAGCCGATCGACCTGGACCCGGCACAACCTCAGCCATGA